The following proteins are co-located in the Castanea sativa cultivar Marrone di Chiusa Pesio chromosome 8, ASM4071231v1 genome:
- the LOC142606377 gene encoding uncharacterized protein LOC142606377, with protein sequence MTVFLKGRKLWRYVTGSISKPVPNPKSKATAAEDASKTAVTTDDYEECLEEWESIQSKILSWFINTSIPSIHNLLPRLETAEAAWKFLADRYNCTNDSSLEFHIESKLYRMCQETVCSKDIELFVTYRDRRKFMHFMMGLRENFEPTRASLLSRSLTPSLDAAVKELISEENRRLTHHMSSSDHVLATLSPQPPISAFTAPPRIKFGRPTSQSSKGTRCEFCRAKGHDISVCRKLQKFVQEQNKASLPRAAAVCPSDPSVPTDPSLASSLITVDIEAVVQQVLSRTSIALSVASGVDLLFTNHGVDVQDPRTGQVLRTSRKVGRMFEVKDLKIPSQVVSAAATIATLSLDLWHARLDHPSLSCLQLLASQDSHGTLPQQFYPYISQQNGRAERKHRHILDVVCTVLISASLPERFWGEAALTAVYTINHIPSPTTHNKSPFEFFYGQTPDYSSFRVFGCACFVALPLHERTKF encoded by the exons ATGACTGTCTTCCTCAAGGGTCGTAAACTATGGAGATATGTGACTGGTTCAATTTCTAAGCCAGTGCCAAACCCTAAGTCCAAAGCCACAGCTGCTGAAGATGCCTCCAAGACTGCTGTTACAACGGATGATTATGAAGAATGCCTAGAGGAATGGGAGAGTATTCAGAGTAAGATCTTGTCTTGGTTTATCAATACCTCTATTCCCTCCATTCATAATCTTCTTCCTCGTCTTGAGACTGCTGAGGCTGCTTGGAAATTTCTAGCCGATCGCTATAATTGTACTAATGATTCAAGCTTGGAGTTCCACATTGAATCAAAGCTTTATCGAATGTGCCAAGAGACAG TGTGTTCTAAGGACATTGAGCTCTTTGTCACATATCGAGATCGCCGTAAATTTATGCATTTCATGATGGGTTTACGTGAGAATTTTGAGCCTACTAGAGCTTCTTTGCTTAGCCGGTCTCTTACTCCTTCTCTTGATGCTGCAGTCAAGGAGCTCATTTCTGAGGAGAACCGTCGGCTTACTCATCACATGTCATCATCTGATCATGTATTGGCTACACTATCTCCACAACCTCCAATTTCTGCATTCACTGCTCCTCCACGAATAAAATTTGGGCGTCCCACCTCTCAGTCTTCCAAAGGTACTCGTTGCGAGTTTTGCCGTGCCAAAGGCCATGACATCTCAGTTTGTCGCAAACTACAGAAATTTGTGCAAGAGCAGAATAAAGCTTCTCTTCCTCGGGCAGCTGCTGTATGTCCTTCAGATCCATCAGTTCCTACAGATCCATCTTTAGCTTCCTCACTTATTACGGTTGATATTGAGGCAGTTGTTCAACAGGTTTTATCCCGCACTTCCATTGCTCTTTCTGTCGCCTCAG GCGTAGATCTTCTATTTACTAATCATGGTGTGGATGTGCAGGATCCCCGGACGGGTCAAGTGCTTAGGACAAGCCGTAAAGTTGGTCGCATGTTTGAGGTGAAAGATTTGAAGATTCCTTCACAAGTTGTTTCTGCAGCTGCTACCATTGCCACCCTCTCACTTGATCTATGGCATGCTCGTCTTGATCATCCATCCTTGTCTTGTCTTCAGTTGTTAGCTTCTCAAG ACAGTCATGGTACCCTTCCTCAGCAATTTTATCCTTACATATCTCAACAAAATGGTCGTGCAGAACGAAAACATCGTCACATTCTTGATGTTGTCTGCACCGTTCTCATTTCTGCCTCTCTTCCTGAGCGCTTTTGGGGTGAGGCCGCACTCACTGCTGTGTACACCATTAATCATATTCCTTCACCAACTACACATAACAAATCACCATTCGAGTTTTTTTATGGTCAAACTCCTGACTACTCCTCTTTTCGGGTTTTTGGTTGTGCTTGCTTTGTCGCTCTTCCTCTTCATGAACGAACAAAGTTCTAG